A section of the Enterococcus montenegrensis genome encodes:
- the infB gene encoding translation initiation factor IF-2, with the protein MGKKRIYELAKEINKSSKELVDKAQSLGFDVKNHMGAISDTEEKKLRQAVGVNESTGNAPKPASQPANPDEAKKPEHKKFVTQRNNPKFQNRNNPSNKQGQNRNQGQNKDHNRGQQQSQPNQNRPQVGTNKSQAPQNNRSNNTVSPTAKAAPMNSENKQQKTASVNQPVVNKKTEDQKPINNNNKKRSNQTGQQRPAQQAPQQKPQNQKTTSQQKPAGQQRPATKPVANTNKSAAKPASNQPAAKADGNKGGNRSNDNRNKNYGQQNRQGAYQQNRNKFKKKGKKGKQQVSNKPAVPPRKFRELPEVLEYTEGMNVADIAKKIHREPAEIIKKLFMMGIMVNQNQALDKDTIELLATDYGIEAQEKVQVDIADIDKFFEAEEVVAENLVPRPPVVTIMGHVDHGKTTLLDTLRHSRVTSGEAGGITQHIGAYQIDIDGKPITFLDTPGHAAFTSMRARGASITDITILVVAADDGVMPQTVEAINHAKAAKVPIIVAVNKIDKPGANPQHVMQELSEYELIPESWGGDTIFVEISAKFGQNIDELLEMILLVAEVEDLKADPSQRAIGTVIEARLDKGKGPVATLLVQQGTLHVGDPIVVGNTYGRVRVMTNDLGRRDKAAGPATPVEITGLNDVPQAGDRFVVFEDEKTARAAGEERAKRALMEQRASNSRVTLDNLFESLKEGELKEVNVIIKADVQGSAEALAASLQKIEVEGVRVNIVHSAVGAINESDVTLAAASNAIIIGFNVRPTPQAKQQADAETVDIRLHRIIYKAIEEIETAMKGLLDPEFEEKITGQMVVRETYKVSKVGTIAGCFVTDGFIRRDSGVRVIRDGIVIYEGVLASLKRFKDDVKEVKQGFECGAMVDKFNDVKVDDVIEAYVMEEIKND; encoded by the coding sequence ATGGGAAAAAAACGAATTTATGAACTTGCAAAAGAAATCAACAAATCTAGCAAAGAATTAGTGGATAAAGCACAATCTTTAGGATTTGATGTAAAAAATCATATGGGAGCAATCTCAGATACTGAGGAGAAAAAGTTACGCCAAGCAGTTGGCGTCAATGAAAGTACTGGCAATGCTCCAAAACCTGCATCCCAACCAGCTAACCCAGATGAAGCAAAAAAACCTGAACATAAAAAATTTGTGACCCAACGGAATAATCCGAAGTTTCAAAATCGGAACAATCCGAGCAACAAACAAGGACAAAACCGCAATCAAGGTCAAAACAAGGACCACAATAGAGGACAACAACAAAGTCAACCAAATCAAAACCGTCCACAAGTTGGTACAAACAAATCACAAGCACCACAAAACAACCGTTCAAATAATACTGTATCGCCGACTGCTAAAGCAGCTCCAATGAATTCTGAAAATAAACAACAAAAAACTGCGTCGGTCAATCAACCAGTAGTGAACAAAAAAACGGAGGATCAAAAGCCTATTAATAATAATAACAAAAAACGGAGTAATCAAACTGGACAACAAAGACCAGCTCAACAAGCTCCGCAACAAAAACCACAAAATCAAAAAACTACAAGTCAACAAAAGCCAGCTGGACAACAAAGACCAGCAACAAAACCTGTGGCTAACACGAATAAATCGGCTGCAAAACCTGCAAGTAACCAACCAGCGGCTAAAGCTGATGGTAATAAAGGTGGCAACCGTAGTAATGACAACCGCAATAAAAATTACGGTCAACAAAATCGTCAAGGAGCTTACCAACAAAATCGGAATAAGTTCAAGAAAAAAGGTAAAAAAGGAAAACAACAAGTTTCCAATAAACCTGCTGTACCACCACGTAAATTCCGTGAATTACCTGAAGTATTGGAATATACAGAAGGCATGAACGTAGCCGATATCGCTAAAAAAATCCACCGTGAACCAGCGGAAATCATCAAAAAATTATTTATGATGGGGATTATGGTTAACCAAAACCAAGCCTTGGATAAAGACACAATTGAACTTTTAGCGACAGACTATGGTATTGAAGCACAAGAAAAAGTTCAAGTAGATATCGCTGATATTGATAAATTCTTTGAAGCTGAAGAAGTCGTTGCAGAAAACTTAGTACCGCGTCCGCCAGTTGTTACTATTATGGGTCACGTTGACCATGGTAAAACAACATTACTTGATACCTTGCGCCATTCTCGTGTTACAAGTGGTGAAGCGGGGGGGATTACGCAGCATATTGGGGCTTACCAAATTGATATTGACGGTAAACCAATTACTTTCTTGGATACACCAGGGCATGCGGCCTTTACAAGTATGCGTGCACGAGGAGCCAGTATCACAGATATCACAATTTTAGTAGTAGCTGCAGATGACGGAGTAATGCCACAAACAGTTGAAGCAATTAACCATGCAAAAGCGGCAAAAGTGCCAATTATTGTTGCAGTAAATAAAATTGATAAACCTGGTGCTAACCCACAACATGTAATGCAAGAATTAAGTGAATACGAATTGATTCCTGAAAGTTGGGGTGGCGACACCATTTTTGTTGAAATTTCAGCGAAATTCGGTCAAAACATCGACGAACTTTTGGAAATGATTTTATTAGTTGCTGAAGTAGAAGACTTAAAAGCAGATCCAAGTCAACGGGCAATCGGTACAGTGATTGAAGCTCGCTTAGATAAAGGGAAAGGTCCAGTTGCAACGTTATTAGTACAACAAGGAACTTTACATGTTGGTGATCCAATTGTTGTCGGTAATACTTACGGCCGTGTGCGGGTTATGACTAATGATTTAGGTCGTCGTGATAAAGCAGCAGGTCCAGCAACACCAGTCGAAATTACTGGTTTAAATGATGTGCCACAAGCTGGTGATCGTTTTGTTGTTTTTGAAGATGAAAAAACAGCACGTGCTGCCGGTGAAGAACGGGCAAAACGGGCGTTGATGGAACAACGCGCTTCCAATAGCCGTGTAACATTGGATAACTTATTTGAAAGCCTAAAAGAAGGCGAATTAAAAGAAGTTAACGTTATCATTAAAGCCGATGTACAAGGTTCAGCAGAAGCTCTAGCTGCTTCATTGCAAAAGATTGAAGTTGAAGGTGTGCGGGTTAATATCGTCCATTCAGCAGTTGGTGCCATTAATGAAAGCGACGTAACCTTAGCAGCTGCAAGTAACGCGATTATCATTGGCTTTAACGTACGACCAACACCACAAGCAAAACAACAAGCCGATGCTGAAACGGTAGATATTCGTTTGCACCGGATTATCTACAAAGCAATCGAAGAAATTGAAACTGCGATGAAAGGGTTACTTGATCCTGAGTTTGAAGAAAAAATTACAGGTCAAATGGTGGTTCGAGAAACATATAAAGTTTCCAAAGTTGGAACAATTGCGGGTTGCTTTGTAACTGATGGCTTTATTCGTCGCGATAGTGGCGTACGGGTTATTCGTGATGGTATCGTTATTTACGAAGGCGTACTTGCTAGTTTGAAACGGTTTAAAGACGATGTAAAAGAAGTAAAACAAGGCTTTGAATGTGGCGCTATGGTTGACAAATTTAATGACGTGAAAGTTGACGATGTCATTGAAGCTTATGTAATGGAAGAAATCAAAAACGACTAA
- a CDS encoding YlxQ-related RNA-binding protein, translating into MDKNKVLNMLGLAMRAGKLVTGEELTLKEIRRNKARLVLIAADAGKNTHKNISDKCTYYKIPYTDRLTALEIGGAIGKPRMVIGILDNGFAKKIGELIQG; encoded by the coding sequence ATGGATAAAAATAAGGTATTGAACATGTTAGGTTTAGCAATGCGCGCTGGAAAGTTGGTCACTGGCGAAGAACTGACATTAAAAGAGATTCGTCGCAACAAAGCTCGTTTGGTATTAATCGCCGCAGATGCGGGCAAAAATACCCATAAAAATATAAGTGATAAGTGCACTTATTATAAAATTCCCTACACAGATCGTTTAACCGCCTTGGAAATTGGAGGTGCGATCGGCAAGCCCCGAATGGTTATTGGCATCTTAGATAACGGCTTTGCCAAAAAGATAGGAGAATTAATACAAGGTTAG
- the rnpM gene encoding RNase P modulator RnpM, with protein sequence MKKRKIPLRKSVVSGEMKPKKELIRITRSKEGVVSIDPTGKLPGRGAYVAIEPEEVQMAWDKKILDRVLETTLTDAFYQELLDYVTHQKARRELFGNG encoded by the coding sequence ATGAAGAAACGCAAGATTCCTTTACGCAAATCCGTTGTTTCCGGTGAAATGAAGCCAAAAAAAGAACTGATTCGTATTACTCGTTCTAAAGAAGGCGTTGTTTCGATTGACCCTACTGGTAAATTACCAGGCCGCGGCGCTTATGTTGCGATTGAGCCAGAAGAAGTTCAAATGGCTTGGGACAAAAAGATTTTGGATCGCGTTTTAGAAACTACGTTGACTGATGCGTTTTATCAAGAACTCCTTGATTACGTCACCCATCAAAAAGCCCGTCGTGAGTTATTTGGCAATGGATAA
- the nusA gene encoding transcription termination factor NusA, producing MSKEMLNALDALEAEKGISKEIVIEALEAALVSAYKRHYGQAQNVEVEFNQKKGDIHVYAVKEVTEEVMDSQLEVSLKEAIKINPAYEIGDKIRFEVTPKDFGRIAAQTAKQVILQRVREAERTIIYNEFSAYEKDIMQGIVERQDNRYIYVNLGKIEAVLSKQDQMPNEFYQPHDRIKVYVSRVENTSKGPQVFVSRSHPDLLRRLFEQEVPEVYDGTVEIVSIAREAGDRSKVAVRSDDPNIDPVGTCVGPKGQRVQAIVNELKGENMDIVEWDEDPAIYIANALNPAEAQDVIFDLDNPRACTVVVPDYQLSLAIGKRGQNARLAAKLTGYKIDIKAESDMEEFYAKLEEGDYIDEGEFSTEEISVEDTPTQPVDEVIENSDMTSDDYENIAFDEEKED from the coding sequence ATGAGTAAAGAAATGTTAAATGCACTAGATGCATTAGAAGCAGAAAAAGGCATCTCAAAAGAAATCGTAATTGAAGCGTTAGAAGCCGCTTTAGTTTCAGCTTATAAACGTCACTATGGCCAAGCCCAAAACGTTGAAGTGGAATTCAATCAAAAAAAAGGCGATATCCATGTTTACGCTGTTAAAGAAGTAACAGAAGAAGTTATGGATTCACAATTAGAAGTCTCTTTAAAAGAAGCGATTAAAATTAATCCTGCTTATGAAATTGGTGATAAAATTCGTTTTGAAGTAACGCCTAAAGACTTTGGTCGCATTGCGGCACAGACTGCAAAACAAGTCATTTTACAACGGGTCAGAGAAGCAGAAAGAACGATTATTTATAATGAATTTTCTGCCTATGAAAAAGACATTATGCAAGGGATTGTTGAACGTCAAGACAATCGCTACATCTATGTTAACTTAGGTAAAATCGAAGCTGTTTTGTCAAAACAAGATCAAATGCCAAATGAGTTTTATCAACCCCATGACCGGATTAAGGTCTATGTTTCGCGCGTTGAAAACACATCAAAAGGCCCACAAGTCTTTGTTAGTCGCTCACATCCAGATTTATTACGCCGTTTATTTGAACAAGAAGTACCAGAAGTTTATGATGGTACTGTAGAGATTGTTAGCATTGCAAGAGAAGCAGGCGATCGTTCAAAAGTTGCAGTTCGTTCTGATGACCCTAATATTGATCCTGTTGGCACTTGCGTTGGGCCAAAAGGACAACGGGTTCAAGCGATTGTTAATGAATTAAAAGGTGAAAATATGGATATTGTCGAGTGGGATGAAGATCCAGCAATTTATATTGCAAATGCTTTAAATCCTGCTGAAGCACAAGATGTTATCTTTGATTTGGATAACCCTCGGGCGTGTACCGTTGTTGTACCGGATTACCAACTTTCACTTGCAATTGGTAAACGGGGGCAAAATGCTCGTTTGGCAGCAAAATTAACCGGCTACAAAATTGATATTAAAGCAGAATCTGATATGGAAGAGTTTTATGCCAAATTAGAAGAAGGCGACTATATTGATGAAGGGGAGTTTTCAACTGAGGAAATTTCTGTTGAAGATACACCAACACAGCCGGTTGATGAAGTGATTGAAAACAGTGATATGACGAGTGATGACTACGAAAATATTGCTTTTGACGAAGAAAAAGAGGATTAA
- the rimP gene encoding ribosome maturation factor RimP, with protein sequence MSTVVETVTGLVQPILDEQNFELVEVEFVKEGKSWFLRVFIDKEGGIDIEECAYVSEKLSEKLDSLDPDPIPQAYFLEVSSPGAERPLKKEADYEKAVGEYIHISLYQAIDGQKQYEGFLMSLSETELVLKIKIKTREKELTFDRKNIAKARLAIQF encoded by the coding sequence TTGAGTACAGTTGTAGAGACAGTAACTGGTTTGGTTCAGCCGATTTTAGATGAACAAAATTTTGAATTAGTAGAAGTCGAGTTTGTTAAAGAAGGCAAAAGCTGGTTTTTGCGCGTATTCATCGACAAAGAAGGCGGCATTGATATTGAAGAGTGCGCTTATGTAAGTGAGAAATTAAGTGAAAAGTTGGATAGTTTGGATCCCGATCCGATTCCCCAAGCTTACTTTTTAGAGGTGTCATCCCCTGGTGCCGAACGACCGTTGAAAAAAGAAGCGGATTATGAAAAAGCTGTAGGTGAATATATCCATATTTCATTATACCAAGCAATCGATGGCCAAAAGCAATATGAAGGGTTTTTAATGTCGCTTAGTGAAACAGAACTAGTATTAAAAATCAAAATTAAAACACGGGAAAAAGAATTGACTTTTGATCGTAAAAATATTGCCAAAGCTCGCTTAGCTATTCAATTTTAA
- a CDS encoding DUF2752 domain-containing protein — MVGLLECPLRAITGVPCPMCGMTRSFIHLAHGDISGAFSYHPLFWVIILLVLLYFISLKKARAQQVLKNKYWWLSIAGLFICVYFIRMMTLFPDKAPLDFNFNAFLPKLWQIFTT, encoded by the coding sequence ATGGTCGGATTATTAGAATGTCCGTTACGAGCCATTACAGGGGTTCCTTGCCCAATGTGTGGTATGACCCGTTCATTTATTCATTTAGCCCATGGGGATATTAGTGGTGCTTTTTCTTATCATCCGCTTTTTTGGGTGATTATCTTATTAGTTCTTTTATATTTTATTAGTTTAAAAAAAGCGCGCGCGCAACAAGTTTTAAAAAACAAGTATTGGTGGCTTAGCATTGCCGGTCTGTTTATTTGTGTCTATTTCATCCGAATGATGACACTTTTTCCAGATAAAGCACCATTAGATTTCAATTTTAATGCTTTTTTACCAAAACTTTGGCAAATTTTTACTACTTAA
- a CDS encoding DUF4234 domain-containing protein — protein sequence MIHPILQRRSVIAVILLTLITGGIYGIYWIYVTTRDLNEFTGDYCIKPGWTLLFGLLTCGLYMFYWWYKINDLVMAAQKKAQRPFRSDNKLLFIVLRIFGLAVINMAIVQSDLNDIYYNFTPAKTPANQIEDDDEWSDY from the coding sequence GTGATACATCCTATTTTGCAAAGGCGCTCAGTTATTGCTGTGATTTTATTGACCTTAATTACAGGAGGAATTTATGGTATTTATTGGATTTATGTGACGACACGAGATTTGAATGAATTTACGGGTGATTACTGCATAAAACCAGGTTGGACATTATTGTTTGGTTTGCTTACGTGTGGCTTATATATGTTTTATTGGTGGTATAAAATCAATGATCTTGTGATGGCAGCACAAAAAAAAGCGCAGCGACCATTTCGCAGTGATAATAAGTTGCTTTTTATTGTTTTGCGTATTTTTGGACTTGCAGTTATCAATATGGCCATTGTGCAATCGGATTTAAACGATATTTACTATAATTTCACGCCTGCAAAAACACCAGCCAACCAGATAGAAGATGATGACGAATGGTCGGATTATTAG
- the thrS gene encoding threonine--tRNA ligase, producing MAITITFPDGAKKEFEAGVTTKDIAASISNSLAKKALAGKVNGELVDLSRPIEADATIAIITPADEEALPLLRHSTAHLMAQAARRLFPNIHFGVGPAIESGFYYDTDNGDHPITAEDLPAIEAEMMKIVKENLPIERLILSKDEALALFKEDPYKVELISELPADEIITAYRQGEFVDLCRGPHIPSTGRIQVFKLLSVAGAYWRGNSDNHMMQRVYGTAFFDKKDLKEFIKQREEAKERDHRKLGKELDLFMVSPEVGSGLPFWLPKGATIRRTIERYIVDKEVSLGYQHVYTPIMADVELYKTSGHWDHYHEDMFPPMDMGDGEMLVLRPMNCPHHMMVYKNDIHSYRELPIRIAELGMMHRYEKSGALSGLQRVREMTLNDGHTFVRPDQIKDEFKRTLDLMVNVYADFNITDYRFRLSYRDPNNTEKYFDDDAMWENAQTMLKAAMDELGLEYFEAEGEAAFYGPKLDVQVKTALGMEETLSTIQLDFLLPERFDLTYVGEDGENTHRPVVIHRGIVSTMERFVAYLTEVYKGAFPTWLAPIQATIIPVSVEAHSDYAYEIKERLQEKGIRVEVDDRNEKMGYKIRASQTQKIPYQLVVGDNEVKDATVNVRRYGSKETSVEELNIFVDAIAAEVNNYSRV from the coding sequence ATGGCAATTACAATTACGTTTCCAGATGGCGCGAAAAAAGAATTTGAAGCCGGTGTAACAACTAAAGATATCGCAGCTAGTATTTCCAATAGCTTGGCTAAAAAAGCGTTAGCTGGCAAAGTAAACGGAGAATTAGTCGATTTGAGTCGTCCAATTGAAGCAGATGCTACCATAGCGATTATTACACCAGCTGATGAAGAAGCGTTACCTTTATTGCGCCACTCGACTGCGCATTTGATGGCGCAAGCAGCTCGTCGCTTATTCCCAAATATTCACTTTGGTGTCGGCCCGGCAATTGAAAGTGGTTTTTACTACGATACAGATAATGGCGATCACCCAATTACTGCGGAAGATCTACCAGCTATTGAAGCAGAAATGATGAAAATCGTTAAGGAAAATTTGCCAATTGAACGTTTAATTTTATCTAAAGATGAAGCTTTAGCATTGTTTAAAGAAGATCCTTACAAAGTTGAATTAATCAGTGAATTACCAGCTGATGAAATTATTACTGCTTACCGTCAAGGAGAATTTGTCGATTTATGCCGTGGACCTCATATTCCGTCAACAGGTCGTATTCAAGTTTTCAAATTATTATCTGTAGCTGGTGCGTACTGGCGAGGAAATTCAGACAATCACATGATGCAACGTGTTTACGGAACAGCCTTTTTTGATAAGAAAGATTTAAAAGAGTTTATCAAACAAAGAGAAGAAGCCAAAGAACGTGATCACCGTAAATTAGGTAAAGAATTAGATTTATTTATGGTTTCACCAGAAGTTGGCTCTGGCTTGCCATTCTGGTTACCAAAAGGTGCAACAATTCGTCGTACCATCGAACGTTATATTGTTGATAAAGAAGTAAGTCTTGGCTACCAACATGTTTATACGCCAATCATGGCAGATGTTGAATTGTATAAAACTTCTGGACACTGGGATCACTACCACGAAGATATGTTTCCACCAATGGATATGGGGGATGGGGAAATGCTCGTTTTACGTCCAATGAATTGCCCACACCATATGATGGTTTACAAAAACGACATACACTCTTATCGTGAGTTACCAATTCGAATTGCTGAACTTGGTATGATGCATCGTTATGAAAAATCAGGTGCATTGTCAGGGCTACAACGGGTTCGGGAGATGACATTAAATGATGGTCATACTTTTGTTCGTCCCGACCAAATTAAAGATGAATTTAAACGGACACTTGATTTGATGGTGAATGTCTATGCTGATTTCAATATTACTGACTATCGCTTCCGCTTGAGCTATCGTGACCCAAATAATACTGAAAAATATTTTGACGATGACGCAATGTGGGAAAACGCACAAACAATGTTGAAAGCTGCGATGGATGAACTTGGTTTGGAATATTTTGAAGCAGAAGGGGAAGCAGCCTTTTATGGTCCAAAACTTGATGTTCAAGTTAAAACAGCCTTGGGGATGGAAGAAACACTGTCTACTATCCAATTAGACTTCTTATTACCAGAACGCTTTGACTTAACGTATGTGGGTGAAGATGGTGAAAATACACATCGTCCTGTTGTTATCCACCGAGGAATTGTTTCAACAATGGAACGCTTTGTCGCTTATTTAACAGAAGTTTACAAAGGAGCTTTTCCAACTTGGTTAGCACCGATCCAAGCGACAATTATTCCTGTTTCTGTTGAAGCACATTCAGATTACGCTTATGAAATCAAAGAACGTTTGCAAGAAAAAGGAATTCGTGTTGAAGTTGATGATCGCAATGAAAAAATGGGGTATAAAATTCGTGCTTCCCAAACACAAAAAATTCCGTATCAATTAGTTGTTGGCGATAATGAAGTAAAAGATGCAACAGTAAATGTACGCCGTTATGGAAGTAAAGAGACTTCTGTTGAAGAGTTGAATATTTTTGTGGATGCGATTGCCGCTGAAGTGAATAATTACAGCCGCGTATAA
- a CDS encoding 2-hydroxymuconate tautomerase, with protein sequence MPFVHIELVEGRSKEQLAAMMKDVTEAVHKNTGAPKEHIHVIINEMKKGTYAVNGEFK encoded by the coding sequence ATGCCATTTGTTCACATTGAATTAGTTGAAGGCCGCAGTAAAGAACAATTAGCTGCAATGATGAAAGACGTCACAGAAGCAGTCCATAAAAATACAGGGGCCCCAAAAGAACACATCCACGTTATTATAAATGAAATGAAAAAAGGGACTTATGCCGTAAATGGTGAATTTAAGTAA
- a CDS encoding heavy metal translocating P-type ATPase yields MSHFKKFFLTLVVGAFALFFEFILKQGQWAYLLVTIVGGVMALTMLIEMIKTLRSGRYGVDILAITAIVATLAVGEYWASLMILIMLTGGDSLEDYASRQAGRELQSLLDNSPQIAHRKIGEHLEDLTLDKVQVNDVLVVKPHEIVPVDGEALQAGSVDESSLTGESRPVDKNIGDEIMSGSVNGEGTLLYKVTSLAEDSQYQQIVKLVKESQEKPAHFVRMADRYAVPFTAVAYLIGGIAWFVTKDPVRFAEVLVVASPCPLILAAPVALVAGMSRSSRNGIVVKTGTTVEKLAAAKTIAFDKTGTITKGQLTVEKINPVAGFSEDKFLSYLASAEQESLHILARSLVSYAQKRVPLVSVTNLEEVVGSGVKGEINGQVIKIGRADFAHGAVQAGDKTMIFASLDDQYIGSVTFTDEIRPEAQKTIAQLRSLGVDNEIMLTGDRKKIAESTATEVGIQAVFAECLPQDKINVLKNIAKTERPLIMVGDGINDAPALAIADVGIAMGAHGSSAASESADAVILKDDLSRVATAVEVAQDTMKIARQSVLIGIFICVGLMLIASTGVIPALIGAMLQEVVDTVSILSALRAKNDRKPVKDKAQ; encoded by the coding sequence ATGAGTCATTTTAAAAAATTTTTCTTAACATTAGTAGTAGGTGCGTTTGCCCTCTTCTTTGAATTTATTTTAAAACAAGGGCAATGGGCTTATCTTTTAGTCACGATTGTAGGTGGCGTTATGGCCTTGACCATGTTAATTGAAATGATTAAGACATTGCGCTCTGGTCGTTACGGAGTAGATATTTTAGCGATTACTGCGATTGTTGCAACATTAGCAGTTGGCGAATATTGGGCTAGCTTGATGATTTTGATTATGTTAACAGGTGGCGATAGTCTAGAAGATTACGCGAGTCGGCAAGCAGGACGGGAATTACAATCTTTATTAGACAATTCGCCGCAAATCGCTCACCGTAAAATTGGTGAGCACTTAGAAGATTTAACGTTAGATAAAGTGCAAGTCAACGATGTTTTAGTTGTAAAACCACATGAAATCGTACCTGTTGACGGAGAGGCATTACAAGCTGGAAGTGTTGATGAATCTTCTTTAACAGGAGAATCCCGACCAGTTGATAAAAATATTGGGGATGAAATTATGTCAGGTTCTGTGAACGGAGAAGGCACACTGCTCTATAAAGTAACCTCATTAGCAGAAGACTCCCAGTACCAGCAAATTGTTAAGCTGGTGAAAGAATCTCAGGAAAAACCGGCTCATTTTGTCCGGATGGCAGATCGCTACGCAGTTCCGTTTACGGCGGTTGCCTATTTAATTGGAGGTATTGCTTGGTTTGTGACCAAAGATCCGGTTCGTTTTGCAGAAGTCTTAGTAGTAGCTTCTCCTTGCCCGTTGATTTTAGCAGCGCCCGTTGCTTTAGTTGCTGGAATGAGTCGCTCCAGTCGTAATGGGATCGTAGTGAAAACGGGCACGACAGTTGAAAAGCTAGCCGCAGCCAAAACTATTGCCTTTGATAAAACTGGGACGATTACAAAAGGTCAATTAACTGTTGAAAAAATAAATCCAGTCGCTGGTTTTTCTGAAGATAAATTTTTGAGCTACTTGGCCAGTGCCGAACAAGAATCATTGCATATCCTGGCCCGTTCTCTTGTATCTTATGCGCAAAAACGTGTGCCACTAGTGTCGGTTACAAATTTGGAAGAAGTAGTCGGTTCTGGTGTAAAAGGTGAAATAAATGGGCAAGTAATTAAAATTGGGCGTGCTGATTTTGCGCATGGGGCTGTTCAAGCGGGGGACAAAACGATGATTTTTGCTTCTTTAGATGATCAATACATCGGTAGTGTAACTTTTACAGATGAAATAAGACCTGAAGCGCAAAAAACAATCGCGCAATTACGTTCTTTAGGTGTCGATAATGAAATTATGTTAACTGGAGATCGCAAAAAAATTGCAGAGTCGACTGCTACTGAAGTTGGCATTCAGGCAGTCTTTGCTGAGTGTTTACCACAAGATAAAATTAATGTCTTAAAAAATATAGCAAAAACTGAGCGTCCATTAATTATGGTTGGCGATGGCATTAATGATGCGCCTGCCTTAGCGATTGCCGATGTGGGAATTGCGATGGGGGCACATGGATCTTCTGCCGCTTCGGAGAGCGCAGACGCTGTTATTTTGAAAGATGATTTAAGCCGTGTTGCCACAGCAGTGGAAGTCGCACAAGATACGATGAAAATTGCGCGTCAGTCAGTTTTGATTGGTATTTTTATCTGTGTGGGTTTAATGCTGATTGCAAGCACTGGTGTAATCCCAGCGTTAATTGGGGCAATGTTACAAGAGGTTGTTGACACCGTTTCAATTTTGAGTGCTTTGCGGGCTAAAAATGATCGAAAGCCAGTAAAGGATAAAGCACAATAA
- a CDS encoding aminoglycoside 6-adenylyltransferase, whose amino-acid sequence MRTEKEMYDLILNIAKSQPQVKAVALTGSRVNPNATKDSFQDYDVVYLVDEKKALLRDRSWLENFGKRLIMQCPEEMTLFPATLGACFTFLMLFLDGNRIDLTLCPIKNKEEWLAQEKIVKTLWDPTHLLPTFSQNSKTPYFVKKPTQAEFFDCCNEFWWVSTYVVKGLWRQENLYSIDHLYGTCQKELRRLLTWQVALNYNDKIDTGKNDKYLLHFLQADVSQNLMGLFDFTTLAKTWESLFATQQLFQQNAISYAEKCGFSYDLQTAENVLDYCKQWYPGNL is encoded by the coding sequence ATGCGTACTGAAAAAGAAATGTATGATTTGATTTTAAATATTGCCAAATCCCAACCACAAGTTAAAGCCGTAGCGTTGACTGGTTCCAGAGTAAATCCCAATGCTACAAAAGATAGCTTTCAAGATTATGATGTTGTTTATTTAGTTGATGAAAAAAAGGCACTACTGCGTGATAGAAGTTGGTTAGAAAATTTTGGTAAAAGATTAATTATGCAATGTCCTGAAGAAATGACCTTATTTCCTGCCACATTAGGGGCTTGTTTTACATTTTTAATGTTGTTTTTGGATGGGAATCGCATCGATTTAACTTTGTGTCCCATAAAAAATAAAGAGGAATGGTTAGCCCAGGAAAAAATCGTAAAAACGCTTTGGGATCCCACGCATCTTTTGCCTACATTTTCACAAAATAGTAAGACGCCTTATTTTGTAAAAAAACCTACTCAAGCAGAATTTTTCGATTGTTGTAACGAATTTTGGTGGGTATCTACTTATGTGGTGAAGGGACTGTGGCGCCAAGAAAATCTTTATTCAATCGATCATCTCTATGGAACTTGTCAAAAGGAGTTACGCCGCTTACTCACTTGGCAAGTTGCCTTAAATTACAATGATAAAATTGATACCGGTAAAAATGATAAGTATTTACTACATTTTTTACAAGCGGATGTTTCTCAAAATTTAATGGGATTATTTGATTTTACTACGTTGGCAAAAACATGGGAGAGCCTTTTTGCAACGCAACAATTATTTCAGCAAAATGCAATAAGCTATGCAGAGAAATGTGGCTTTTCATATGATTTACAAACTGCTGAAAATGTCTTAGATTACTGTAAACAATGGTATCCTGGTAATTTATAA